The Haloarcula pelagica genome includes a region encoding these proteins:
- a CDS encoding DUF7557 family protein: MSADKWIPVTEETRKELQELKEPGQTYDEFLQELVQQRRRRDLEQRFQELEEADSNDLISLSDI, translated from the coding sequence GTGTCAGCGGACAAGTGGATCCCGGTGACCGAGGAAACGCGAAAGGAACTCCAGGAATTGAAAGAGCCAGGGCAGACGTACGATGAGTTCTTGCAAGAACTAGTCCAACAGCGACGAAGACGGGATCTGGAACAGCGCTTCCAGGAGCTGGAAGAGGCTGATAGTAACGACCTGATATCACTCTCGGATATTTGA